The Candidatus Neomarinimicrobiota bacterium genome includes a window with the following:
- a CDS encoding protein kinase encodes MDIRILSCVFFLFAFATSAVAANIPNVQFSHLSIEDGLSQNSVVAMLQDQNGFMWYGTEDGLNRYDGYQFTIFKNEPGDSTSLHNNFITTLTQDSSGQIWIGTLRGVCRYNLSEGKFYRYDHFTTIRNNYINSLFTDRDGRVWVATSDSGFGYIDPKTDTYQSYQAADSEDGGLLHNNVYEVWQDHTGDFWIGSQLGFQRFDPGSESYSEMQRTEGSVRAFSRDAGDLWVATYGSGLARYDLREKSMRYYRHSAEDPSTIGANNLMDMLSGPDGHLWIATIEGGLNIFDPTTELFIRYKNDSEVRRSISGNFVESVYQDNVGRIWVGNNADGINIYDPLEQKFTAYHANPDDPHGLSDGMIYAIYEDPDKAGESVWIGTDKGGLNYLNRNTGRFTVFQHDSNDPNSLLHNSVRKIHKDDNGLLWVGTTYGMVVYDEVDQSFGFFHEKKEFFNGLNIRTVLDDPLQPQRYLWIGVTGEGLYRFDRLMDTHVYYSTNPSDSVRLSSTQIRATYGDASGIIWIGSLGGGLDKLNPQTGDVTHYLNDPEDSTSIGSNIVLSIYEDTTVTPQVLWLGTANGIERFDVRNETFTHITEDDGLPNNVVYAVLGDAQGDLWASTNKGITEFNPDSVTFRNFDVKDGLQSNEFNAGAYYKSPTGEMFFGGINGFNLFHPDSIRDNPVIPPVYVTSFRKFDQEVEFEKSLFLMDEIQLDYDEDFFSFEFASLNYTAPEKNQYAYKMEGFDRDWIYCGTRRYASYTNLDPGKYTFRVKASNNDGVWNEAGTSIVIDIAPPPWKSWWAYTLYVIALGLTATGTRWVYHNRRSILALRKRKISHYRLLEIIGQGGMGEVFRALDLNSKEEVALKLLGPELLEDQENRDRFIREGQTMRSFTHRHIVKTYEFGEADDQGYIAMEYLTGGTLEEFLHAEFPFSNTEFRRLVLQICDGLEEIHTQGIIHRDIKTANIMLDAGKDVRIMDFGLSRSPLVATMTSLGTAMGTLGYVAPEQVTNMNVDHRTDIFSLGVVLYELLTNELPFSGRNEMALIHSIFNTIPPPPSSIRPEISPEMDTVVERCLAKEAENRYHSVSELKDVFSQRFRPI; translated from the coding sequence ATGGATATTCGTATACTATCGTGTGTCTTCTTTTTGTTTGCGTTCGCTACTTCCGCGGTCGCTGCCAACATACCCAATGTACAATTTAGTCATCTCTCCATTGAAGATGGATTGTCCCAAAATTCTGTGGTAGCGATGTTGCAGGATCAGAACGGGTTTATGTGGTACGGAACGGAAGATGGGCTGAATCGGTATGACGGCTATCAGTTCACGATCTTCAAGAATGAACCCGGTGACTCCACATCTTTGCACAACAATTTTATCACCACCCTCACGCAAGACTCCAGCGGTCAGATCTGGATCGGTACCCTCCGGGGTGTCTGCCGATATAACCTCTCCGAAGGGAAATTTTACCGATATGATCATTTTACAACCATACGCAATAACTATATCAACTCCCTGTTCACGGATCGGGACGGCCGGGTGTGGGTCGCGACTTCGGACAGCGGCTTCGGTTATATCGATCCCAAAACCGATACCTATCAATCGTATCAGGCGGCCGATAGCGAAGATGGGGGACTGTTGCATAACAATGTGTACGAAGTGTGGCAGGATCATACCGGCGATTTCTGGATCGGCTCCCAGCTGGGATTCCAGAGATTTGATCCCGGGTCGGAATCCTATTCGGAAATGCAGCGGACAGAGGGGTCTGTCCGGGCATTCTCCAGAGATGCCGGGGACCTCTGGGTTGCCACCTACGGCAGCGGCCTGGCCCGGTACGATCTCCGGGAGAAATCCATGCGGTATTATCGTCACTCAGCGGAAGATCCTTCGACAATTGGCGCAAACAATCTGATGGATATGCTGTCCGGACCGGACGGTCATCTCTGGATTGCTACTATTGAGGGCGGATTGAATATTTTCGATCCAACGACGGAGCTGTTTATCCGGTACAAGAACGATTCCGAAGTCCGGCGGAGTATCAGCGGCAACTTTGTAGAATCGGTATACCAGGATAACGTTGGCCGAATCTGGGTTGGTAATAACGCCGATGGCATCAACATTTACGATCCGCTGGAACAGAAATTTACGGCGTATCATGCCAATCCGGATGATCCGCACGGGTTAAGCGACGGGATGATTTATGCCATCTACGAAGATCCGGACAAAGCCGGAGAATCGGTCTGGATTGGCACAGATAAGGGCGGCTTGAATTATCTCAATCGCAACACAGGTCGATTTACCGTCTTTCAGCACGATTCGAATGACCCGAATTCTTTGCTCCATAATTCAGTGCGAAAGATTCATAAAGATGACAACGGACTGCTCTGGGTGGGCACGACTTACGGAATGGTGGTGTACGACGAAGTTGATCAGTCGTTCGGTTTTTTCCATGAAAAGAAGGAGTTTTTCAATGGACTGAACATTCGCACTGTCCTGGACGATCCCCTCCAACCGCAGCGGTATCTCTGGATCGGCGTCACCGGGGAGGGGTTATACCGCTTCGACCGGCTAATGGATACTCACGTTTACTATTCAACGAACCCCAGCGATTCTGTCCGCTTGAGCAGCACCCAGATCCGGGCAACATATGGCGATGCTTCGGGAATTATCTGGATTGGTTCCCTGGGCGGGGGACTGGACAAATTGAATCCGCAGACCGGCGATGTTACACATTATCTGAACGATCCGGAGGACTCCACGAGTATCGGCAGCAATATAGTACTGAGTATCTACGAGGATACCACGGTTACGCCACAGGTCCTGTGGCTTGGTACTGCCAACGGGATCGAGCGGTTTGACGTCAGGAATGAAACGTTTACCCATATCACAGAAGACGATGGTCTGCCGAATAACGTGGTCTACGCCGTCCTCGGCGATGCCCAGGGGGATCTTTGGGCCAGTACGAATAAAGGGATTACCGAGTTCAACCCGGATTCCGTGACCTTCCGGAATTTCGACGTGAAGGACGGCCTGCAAAGCAACGAATTCAACGCAGGAGCGTATTATAAAAGCCCCACCGGTGAGATGTTCTTTGGCGGCATTAACGGGTTCAACCTCTTTCATCCCGACAGCATCCGGGACAATCCGGTGATTCCACCGGTGTACGTCACCAGTTTTCGAAAATTCGACCAGGAGGTGGAATTCGAGAAAAGCCTCTTTTTAATGGACGAAATCCAATTGGATTATGACGAAGATTTTTTCTCGTTCGAATTCGCTTCCCTTAATTATACTGCGCCGGAGAAAAATCAGTATGCCTATAAAATGGAAGGGTTCGACCGGGATTGGATCTACTGCGGCACCCGGCGGTATGCGAGCTATACAAACCTTGATCCGGGAAAATATACCTTCCGGGTGAAGGCGTCCAATAACGACGGCGTTTGGAACGAGGCCGGCACATCTATAGTGATTGACATTGCTCCGCCGCCGTGGAAATCCTGGTGGGCGTACACACTGTACGTCATTGCCCTGGGATTAACGGCTACCGGGACGCGCTGGGTGTATCATAACCGCAGGAGCATTCTTGCGCTGCGGAAGCGCAAAATCTCCCACTATCGTCTGCTGGAAATCATCGGACAGGGGGGGATGGGGGAGGTATTCCGCGCGCTGGATCTGAATTCCAAAGAAGAGGTGGCCCTGAAGCTTTTGGGCCCCGAGCTCCTTGAAGATCAGGAGAACCGAGATCGGTTTATCCGCGAAGGGCAGACTATGCGGTCGTTTACCCATCGCCATATCGTGAAGACATACGAGTTCGGCGAGGCCGATGATCAAGGATATATCGCAATGGAATATCTTACAGGCGGGACGCTGGAGGAGTTTCTCCACGCCGAGTTTCCGTTTTCGAACACCGAGTTCCGCCGCTTGGTGCTGCAGATTTGCGACGGCCTGGAGGAAATCCATACCCAGGGGATCATCCACCGGGATATCAAGACCGCCAACATCATGCTGGACGCCGGGAAGGACGTGCGTATCATGGATTTCGGCCTATCCCGGTCACCATTGGTGGCGACAATGACATCGCTGGGCACCGCCATGGGCACTTTGGGGTACGTGGCACCTGAACAAGTCACCAACATGAACGTGGATCACCGCACGGATATCTTTTCCCTGGGCGTTGTGCTGTACGAACTGTTGACCAACGAACTTCCGTTCAGCGGCCGGAACGAAATGGCGCTTATCCATTCCATATTCAATACCATCCCGCCACCACCCTCGTCCATCCGCCCGGAGATTTCCCCGGAGATGGATACGGTTGTGGAGCGCTGCCTGGCGAAAGAGGCCGAAAACCGATATCACTCAGTGAGCGAGCTAAAGGATGTGTTTTCCCAAAGATTTCGACCGATCTGA
- a CDS encoding UvrD-helicase domain-containing protein — protein sequence MRYIADLHVHSHYSRATSKDLNLESLYQWAKIKGINVVGTGDFTHPGWVTEMREKLNPVGNGFFVLKDPPKEPAIPGIQTRDIDVRFCLTVEISSIYKHGDRVRKNHNLLFAPDFDTVTRINHKLASIGNVESDGRPILGLPSRDLLEIVLETSDRAHLIPAHVWTPWFSTFGSKAGYDSIDACFRDLTEHIFALETGLSSDPLMNGKLSDLDRFQLVSNSDAHSASKLGREANLLDTELTYDGMFDAFRTGEGLLGTYEFYPEEGKYHHDGHRKCGISMEPNETQKYNNICPECGKPLTVGVLHRVADLADREESEGRDNYEYQIPLPEVLGEIEDVSPNTKTVRKKFREVISSFGTEFELMREIPIEDIRRESGPVLAEAIRRIRENEVIKKAGFDGVFGEIKVFNEGEIDRIRGQLGFFGIDEHRVEKPAKATAPQSTYQSDDADKAEQSTGLNTQQEQVRQSLDGATLVKAGPGTGKTHTLVEWIAHQVESGNARPDEILAITFTNKAAGELEERLIQRIGEKAKRVTSGTFHALCWQWLRERNPQLNTVYDASARKMTLRILFPELERSDINSLNDELIEYLELGVPVARESREKIRKYREYCREQGAVDLSDLIRATVENLEEQSDWLGNMRNRYQAIAVDEFQDINPMQYRLISLLGRNRNLLAIGDPDQAIYGFRGSDVQLFFEFAENFSAREISLQQNYRSTDIILNAAGSLISHNELRSGVELRARKKTGARIRLYESKNPFEEADYILDEIAKYVGGTESLTSGEYTDSDYEYAFSDIAVLFRTHSVGEALFKSFLKSGIPVHYGDGTAFLAEPPFTVVANILRLSLKPDNHIVLRDLLEENYGWTSERIHSLISTLNTKDITIFGDNSLETIAQNSRDDLDDLRSVYQAIEQSLDSNRIAEAIEEICDHYLAESSLSESDFLKKETLIELAEESNGNVEDFLEQMQLNPYTDAGRLKTEGVHLLTFHAAKGLEFPVVFIAGAEEGVTPLDREDIDIEEERRLFYVAMTRAEDELQITCARERARFGEIQEKDPSRFIGEIPDDLLIRVTMEKSPGKKSVTSDDEQLGLF from the coding sequence ATGCGATATATTGCCGATTTACACGTCCATTCACATTACTCCAGAGCCACCAGCAAAGATCTGAATCTGGAATCCCTGTATCAGTGGGCGAAGATCAAAGGTATTAACGTGGTGGGCACCGGCGACTTCACTCATCCGGGCTGGGTTACAGAGATGAGAGAAAAATTAAACCCTGTCGGCAACGGATTTTTCGTCCTGAAAGATCCGCCGAAAGAACCGGCTATCCCGGGGATTCAAACCCGCGACATTGACGTCCGCTTCTGTTTGACCGTGGAAATCAGTTCCATCTACAAACACGGTGACCGCGTTCGGAAAAATCATAACCTGCTGTTTGCGCCTGACTTCGACACCGTTACCCGGATTAACCACAAACTCGCCTCTATTGGAAATGTAGAATCCGACGGCCGCCCCATCCTTGGTCTGCCTTCCAGAGATCTCCTGGAAATTGTGCTGGAAACCTCCGACCGGGCCCACTTGATTCCGGCGCACGTCTGGACTCCGTGGTTTTCCACCTTCGGATCCAAGGCGGGATACGACAGCATCGATGCCTGCTTCAGGGATTTGACGGAACACATTTTTGCGTTGGAGACCGGCCTCTCCTCCGATCCGCTGATGAACGGCAAACTCAGCGACCTCGATCGCTTTCAATTGGTTTCGAATTCCGATGCGCATTCTGCAAGTAAACTCGGCAGAGAGGCGAATCTCTTGGATACCGAACTGACGTATGACGGCATGTTCGATGCCTTCCGCACCGGGGAGGGATTGCTCGGGACGTACGAATTCTATCCCGAAGAGGGGAAATATCACCACGACGGTCACCGAAAGTGCGGTATCTCAATGGAGCCGAATGAGACACAGAAGTACAATAACATCTGTCCGGAGTGCGGCAAACCGCTGACCGTCGGCGTACTCCATCGAGTGGCAGATCTGGCCGACCGGGAGGAATCTGAAGGGCGCGATAATTACGAGTATCAGATTCCGCTTCCGGAGGTCCTTGGGGAAATTGAGGATGTCAGTCCCAACACCAAGACCGTTCGCAAAAAGTTTCGAGAGGTGATTTCATCCTTTGGCACCGAGTTTGAACTTATGCGGGAGATTCCCATCGAGGATATCCGGCGGGAATCCGGTCCGGTGCTGGCGGAGGCCATTCGTCGAATCAGGGAAAACGAAGTGATCAAAAAAGCGGGCTTCGACGGCGTCTTCGGCGAAATCAAAGTCTTCAATGAGGGGGAAATCGACCGGATTCGCGGACAACTTGGCTTTTTCGGGATCGACGAACACAGAGTTGAAAAACCTGCCAAAGCCACTGCACCACAGTCGACTTATCAATCAGATGACGCAGATAAAGCAGAGCAATCGACCGGACTGAACACACAGCAGGAGCAGGTGCGGCAATCACTGGACGGCGCGACGCTGGTGAAGGCCGGGCCGGGTACGGGAAAAACACACACACTCGTCGAGTGGATTGCGCATCAGGTGGAGTCCGGCAATGCCCGTCCGGATGAAATTTTGGCTATCACGTTTACGAACAAGGCGGCCGGCGAATTAGAGGAGCGGTTGATCCAGCGGATCGGCGAAAAAGCAAAGCGAGTTACATCCGGCACGTTCCATGCACTTTGCTGGCAATGGCTCCGGGAGCGCAACCCGCAACTTAACACGGTGTATGACGCCTCCGCACGGAAGATGACGCTCCGCATTCTGTTCCCGGAGTTGGAGCGTTCGGATATTAATTCGCTGAACGATGAATTGATAGAATATCTGGAGTTGGGTGTCCCGGTCGCAAGAGAGTCTCGTGAAAAAATCCGGAAATACCGGGAGTATTGTCGGGAACAGGGCGCAGTGGATCTGTCCGATCTCATTCGCGCGACGGTTGAAAACCTTGAAGAGCAGTCGGACTGGCTCGGAAATATGAGAAATCGTTACCAGGCAATTGCGGTGGACGAATTCCAGGATATCAATCCCATGCAGTACCGGCTGATCTCGTTGCTGGGGCGCAACCGAAATCTGCTGGCCATCGGCGATCCGGATCAGGCTATCTACGGATTTCGCGGTTCGGACGTGCAGCTGTTCTTCGAATTTGCCGAAAATTTTTCTGCCCGGGAGATTTCATTACAGCAGAATTATCGTTCCACGGACATCATTCTGAACGCGGCCGGCTCGCTTATCAGCCATAATGAGTTGCGTAGCGGCGTGGAACTCCGGGCTCGCAAGAAAACCGGGGCAAGGATTCGACTGTATGAGTCAAAGAATCCGTTCGAGGAGGCGGACTATATCCTGGATGAGATCGCAAAATATGTCGGCGGTACGGAAAGTCTCACTTCCGGAGAATATACGGATTCGGATTACGAATATGCTTTCAGTGATATCGCCGTATTGTTCCGGACGCACTCCGTGGGAGAGGCGCTGTTCAAATCGTTTTTGAAATCCGGCATTCCAGTGCATTACGGTGACGGGACTGCGTTTCTGGCTGAACCGCCTTTTACTGTGGTCGCCAACATATTGCGGCTCAGTCTTAAACCGGACAATCACATCGTGTTACGGGATTTACTTGAGGAAAATTACGGCTGGACTTCCGAACGTATTCATTCGCTGATTAGCACGCTGAATACGAAAGATATTACCATCTTCGGAGACAATTCACTGGAAACTATCGCTCAGAATAGCCGCGACGACCTCGATGACCTCCGCTCGGTATACCAGGCTATCGAGCAATCGTTGGATTCCAATCGCATCGCCGAAGCTATCGAAGAAATCTGCGACCATTATTTGGCTGAGTCGAGCCTCTCCGAATCCGACTTCCTCAAAAAGGAGACCCTGATCGAACTTGCGGAGGAATCAAACGGCAATGTCGAGGATTTCCTGGAGCAGATGCAGCTGAATCCGTATACCGACGCCGGTCGACTCAAAACCGAGGGCGTGCATCTGTTGACCTTCCATGCCGCCAAGGGACTGGAGTTCCCCGTAGTGTTCATCGCCGGTGCTGAAGAGGGCGTGACGCCGCTGGATCGCGAGGATATCGATATCGAGGAAGAACGGCGACTATTTTACGTTGCCATGACCCGCGCGGAGGATGAACTACAGATCACCTGTGCGAGGGAGCGCGCCCGGTTCGGGGAAATTCAAGAAAAGGATCCGTCACGCTTCATCGGCGAAATTCCGGATGATCTGCTGATACGGGTGACGATGGAAAAATCTCCCGGGAAGAAATCTGTTACCTCGGATGACGAGCAGCTCGGGTTGTTTTGA
- a CDS encoding YdeI family protein yields MNKKNSQVEEFLNKADQWQEEFNQLRTICLDCDLTEDFKWMHPCYTFEGNNIVLIHGFKEYCALLFHKGVLLKDPEDILIQQTENTQSARQIRFTGVQEIVDQEQVIKDYIREAIEAEKAGLEVEFKKTKEYDIPEEFQQKLDEMPELKEAFEALTPGRQRGYLLHFSGAKQSKTRKRRVEKYIPKILDGKGLRE; encoded by the coding sequence ATGAATAAAAAGAATTCACAAGTTGAGGAATTCCTCAATAAAGCCGACCAATGGCAGGAAGAGTTCAATCAATTAAGAACGATCTGTCTTGATTGTGATCTCACCGAGGATTTCAAGTGGATGCATCCCTGTTACACCTTTGAGGGAAATAATATCGTGTTAATCCATGGATTTAAGGAATACTGCGCGCTGCTGTTTCATAAAGGAGTCTTGTTAAAAGATCCGGAGGACATCCTGATCCAACAGACGGAAAATACACAGTCAGCCCGGCAGATTCGGTTCACTGGTGTGCAGGAAATCGTAGACCAGGAACAGGTTATCAAAGACTATATCCGGGAAGCTATCGAAGCAGAAAAAGCCGGTCTGGAAGTGGAATTTAAAAAGACGAAGGAATACGACATCCCCGAAGAGTTTCAACAGAAATTGGATGAGATGCCTGAATTGAAAGAGGCATTCGAGGCATTGACACCGGGACGACAACGGGGATACCTGCTCCATTTTTCCGGAGCGAAACAATCCAAAACCCGGAAGCGCAGGGTCGAAAAATATATACCGAAAATTTTGGATGGGAAGGGGTTACGGGAATAA
- a CDS encoding DoxX family protein, with product MTKSNSPAGRAGKIIYWIATLWLALGMTATGILQLLQVEAEGAIAPPGVYGIKYLGYPVYFLTILGIWKLLGVIAVLIPKFPLVKEWAYAGFFFVMSGAIFTHIAVGDPVTELLPSILLLTLTVLSWYFRPETRRLISIRQK from the coding sequence ATGACAAAAAGCAACTCGCCTGCCGGACGGGCAGGGAAAATCATATATTGGATTGCCACGCTTTGGCTGGCATTGGGGATGACCGCAACCGGAATCCTGCAGTTATTGCAGGTGGAAGCGGAAGGCGCCATCGCGCCACCCGGAGTCTATGGTATTAAATATTTGGGCTACCCGGTCTATTTTCTGACCATACTGGGGATCTGGAAACTGTTGGGAGTGATAGCCGTGCTGATCCCGAAATTTCCTTTGGTAAAGGAATGGGCGTATGCCGGATTTTTCTTTGTCATGTCCGGAGCAATATTTACCCACATCGCTGTGGGTGATCCGGTGACTGAATTATTGCCGTCAATACTGCTTCTAACTCTGACGGTGCTCTCGTGGTATTTCAGGCCTGAAACCCGTAGACTAATATCAATTAGACAGAAATGA
- a CDS encoding DoxX family protein, with protein MNIFLWVLQILLALHTAIGAMWKFSNPAEQAIPSLKAIPHPVWISMSIVEVGLVLCLVLPAIVKSLGILAPIAAAGIAAEMLLFCAVHLVSDETNNSPIIYWSVVAVISAFLAYGRFAIQPL; from the coding sequence ATGAATATATTCTTATGGGTATTGCAAATCCTGCTCGCCCTGCATACCGCAATCGGTGCGATGTGGAAGTTTTCAAACCCGGCAGAACAAGCTATTCCCTCGCTGAAAGCAATTCCGCACCCGGTCTGGATTTCGATGAGCATTGTTGAGGTTGGTTTGGTTCTGTGTCTGGTTCTTCCTGCCATTGTTAAATCACTGGGTATTCTGGCACCTATCGCAGCAGCAGGCATTGCCGCGGAAATGCTTCTTTTTTGTGCGGTTCACCTGGTTTCGGACGAGACAAATAATAGCCCGATAATCTATTGGAGTGTCGTGGCTGTCATAAGCGCGTTTTTGGCATACGGTCGGTTTGCGATTCAGCCACTTTAA
- a CDS encoding SRPBCC domain-containing protein has protein sequence MEQKTQIHAEDGKQEILITREFELPVELLFRAHIDPDLVEQWRGTTVLKLESKPHGSYRFVTTDPKKNEHGFNGVIHEFVPNQKITRTFEMENTGLAIQLQFLEFEELTNDTSKLTIHMVFRSVADRDQVLQLPFAQGLNMAHNRLQEVVGKLK, from the coding sequence ATGGAACAAAAAACACAAATTCATGCAGAGGACGGCAAACAGGAAATCCTGATTACCAGGGAATTCGAGTTACCGGTGGAATTGCTGTTCCGGGCGCACATCGATCCCGACCTTGTGGAGCAGTGGAGGGGGACAACGGTATTGAAACTGGAAAGCAAACCGCACGGCAGCTACCGGTTTGTCACCACCGATCCCAAAAAAAACGAACACGGCTTCAACGGGGTAATCCACGAGTTTGTGCCGAATCAGAAAATCACCCGCACATTCGAAATGGAGAATACGGGCCTTGCCATTCAGCTGCAGTTTCTGGAATTTGAAGAACTGACTAACGATACCAGCAAACTCACCATACACATGGTGTTCCGATCAGTGGCAGACCGGGATCAAGTGTTGCAGCTGCCCTTTGCCCAAGGCTTGAATATGGCGCATAACCGTCTGCAGGAGGTTGTGGGCAAATTGAAATAA